The genomic DNA TGCTATAGCCACTTTTCTATTTATAATTGCTTATATATCAAGTAGGGCGGAAAAGGTTCACGAAGAAGTTGAAAAGAGAGAAGAAGAGAAAGAAGAAAAAGAAGAAGACATTATGGATTATTTGGAAGTAGATCAAATGGAAATAGAGATTGGTTTCGAGCTAATACCTCTAGTTGATGCATCAAGGGGTGGGACATTACTTGAGAGAATAAAATCTTTAAGAAAACAGATTGCCTCTGAATTGGGTTTTATTGTTCCACCAATTAGGATAAGAGATAATTTACAACTTGAGCAAAATGAATATGTTATTCTTATAAAAGGAGCGAAAGTTGTAAGTGGACATGTTTACGTTAATAAATTTTTAGTGATGAATCCAGAAGGTGATTTAGACAAGATTGAGGGTATTAAAACAAAAGAACCAGCTTACGGTTTAGATGCAAAATGGATTAATAAGAGTGATAGAGAGAAAGCAGAGATGGAAGGCTATACTATAATAGACCCTGAAACAGTTATTATTACGCATTTATCAGAGATAATTAGAAATAATGCTCATGAGCTATTGGGTAGACAAGAAACCCAAGAATTGTTAGATAAGGTTAGAGAGAAGGCTCCAAAATTAGTGGATGACCTTATCCCTAACATACTAGATCTTGGAACAGTGAATTTAATATTGAAACAATTATTAAAAGAAAGAGTCTCTATAAGAAACTTAAAGACTATATTAGAAGTATTGGCAACTTATGGGAGTAAAACAAAGAAGATAGATGATTTAATTGAAAAGGTTAGAATGGCATTAAAGAGACAGATTACTGAGTCACTACTTAGTAGAGATAACAAGTTATACATATTTACCCTTGCATCTAAGGTCGAGCAATTTATAGCTGATAACATACAAGAAACTGATGAAGGAAGAGAGGTTGTAGTAGATCCGGCAAATGCTCAAAAAATACTTAAGGCTATAATGGGCAAAGTAGGAGAGATAATATCACAGGGATTAACACCTATATTAGTTGTTTCACCTCTAATAAGGATGCCAATAAGGAGATTTATAGAGCGATTTATACCAAATTTAAATATAATTTCTCACAATGAAATAAGTGAGGATGCTATCATTGAGTCTCTTGGAACATTGGAGATTGATATATGAAAATAAAAAGATATGAAGTTTACAATATGAAAGAGGCAATCTCAATAATTAAAAAAGATTTAGGGCCAGAGGCTGTGATATTAACAACAAGGAAGATTGTAAAGAATAATATGTTTGGTCTTTTTTCGAGGCCTTTATTGGAAGTCACAGCTGCTG from Deferribacterota bacterium includes the following:
- the flhA gene encoding flagellar biosynthesis protein FlhA, whose translation is MADAGTSAIRRLVNFDVLMPVGVLAIVVIMVLPLPALLLDILLTISLSIAIIVLLVSIYILEPLQFSTFPSVLLIVTLFRLALNVATTRRILLFGSEGASAAGEVIRAFGQFVVGGNYVVGFIIFTILVIINFVVITRGATRIAEVAARFTLDAMPGKQMSIDADLNAGLIDELEAKERREKIQKQADFYGAMDGASKFVRGDAIASLLITAINIIGGLIIGVVQYSMTIGEAAQVFTILTIGDGLISQIPALIVSTAAGIVITRAAEISELSSQLVSQLFQNTKVLYISSFILLFLALVPGLPTLAFTAIATFLFIIAYISSRAEKVHEEVEKREEEKEEKEEDIMDYLEVDQMEIEIGFELIPLVDASRGGTLLERIKSLRKQIASELGFIVPPIRIRDNLQLEQNEYVILIKGAKVVSGHVYVNKFLVMNPEGDLDKIEGIKTKEPAYGLDAKWINKSDREKAEMEGYTIIDPETVIITHLSEIIRNNAHELLGRQETQELLDKVREKAPKLVDDLIPNILDLGTVNLILKQLLKERVSIRNLKTILEVLATYGSKTKKIDDLIEKVRMALKRQITESLLSRDNKLYIFTLASKVEQFIADNIQETDEGREVVVDPANAQKILKAIMGKVGEIISQGLTPILVVSPLIRMPIRRFIERFIPNLNIISHNEISEDAIIESLGTLEIDI